TGCAAGGCCACTATTTGTGTTTCCTACTTCTTATTTCCTATTTCCTACTTCCTACTTCCAGCGTCTTATTTCCTCTTTCCAAAAAGCATAGCACAATATCGAATAAAGAACAAAGAATAAAGAACAACAAACAATCCACGCCCGGGTGATTTTCCTCCGTATTGAACTCAGAACTCAGAACACAGAACTCAGAACACAGAACTGAAACATGTAGTGATCGACGCAGGAGATCTACTACATGTCAGAACACAGAAAAAATAATATCGAATAAAGAACAAGGAATAAATAACATTAAACAGATCGACCACCTGGAAGATTTTCCTCCGTATTGAACCCAGAACTCAGAACTGAAACATATAGTGATCGACGCAGGAGATCTACTACATGTCAGAACTCAGAAAAAATAATATCGAATAAAGAACAAGGAATAAAGAACATTAAACAGATCGACCACCTGGAAGATTTTCCTCCGTATTGAACGCAGAACTCAGAACTGAAACATGTAGTGATCGACGCAGGAGATCTACTACATGTCAGAACTCAGAACCATAATATCGAATAAAGAACAAGGAATAAAGAACAACAAACAATCCACGCCCAGGTGATTTTCCTCCGTATTGAACTCAGAACTCAGAACTCAGAACTCAGAACTCAGAACACAGAACTGAACAATTTAGACGCCTAAAACCAACTTCAACCTTCCATAACCACTTTTACTCACCGGAACCTTTGCTCCGTTTTTTAGAATGGCTATGTGACTATCTTTTTCGTATATTTCGAGACGGGTTATTTGTTGAACATCTACAATATAACTTCGGTGGCAGCGAACGAATTGATTTTTGTCGAGAGCATTTTCGAAAAAAATCATTGTTTTATGTTTCATGAATCTTCCTTCTGCAGTGTGTACAAAAACATAATCTTCTGCAGCTTCGAGATAAATGATCTCATTAAAAGGAATGATCTTTATTTTATTGTTTAATTTGATCACAACACGTTGAGGCTGATTATCTGCTTCTGCGAGTGTGTCTGCAAGTGCTGCAGTCTTTTCTTCGGCGTTGGGTTTTGTATCTCTCCAACGATTGAGAGCTTTGTCGAAACGTTCTTTATTAAATGGTTTTAATAAATAATCGATCGCATTTATTTCAAAAGCTTTAATTGCATACTCATCAAAGGCGGTTGTGAAAATTACGGATGGTTTTTCTTCCAACAATTCCAACATTTCGAAACCGTTTATTTTGGGCATTTGTATATCCAAAAAAAGCAGGTCGGGCTTGTGAGTGGATATTGCTTTTACTCCATCGAAACCATCACCACATTCAGCAACTATTTCTATATCAGGATAATTTTGAAGGTATTCTCTTACCAGGCTGCGAGCTAATGGCTCATCGTCAATAATAATAACTTTGATCATACAGGTTGCGGAATTTTTAATGTGGTGGTAAATATATTGTTTTCAGAAGAAGTATGCAGCAGATCATTGCGTGAAAATAAAAGGTATAGTCGCCGTTGTACTGCATTTAAACCGAATCCGGTTCCTTTTTTTGGATGATTGCTTGTAGCATCAAACGGATTTTTAATGGTGACGATCAGATCGTTGTTTAATTTAATTGCATGTATGGTAATGGTAACTTCTTCAAGCGTATCGTACAATCCGAATTTAATTGCATTCTCGAGTACAGGTTGCAATAAAAGGGAGGGTATTTTAAGATTCACACAATTTTCATCAAATTTAATTTCTGTTTTTAACCGATGTCCGAAACGCACCTTTTCAATTTCAAAATATAAATTCAAGTGATTTAATTCCTCTTGAAGTGGAATTAATTGGGCATTATCTTTTCTTATTGTACCTCTTAAAAAATCGGATAATTGTTGCACCATCTTTCTCGCTTCCTCCGGTTTGGAACCGGCAAGAGCACTGATGGAATTAAGACTATTAAATAAAAAATGAGGCTGCAACTGACTTCGCAGGTCGTATAATTCAGCTTCTTTTGTCAGTTTCTCCGCTTCGTGTTTGCGCATTACATTTTCTTTCTGAGCTTCCAGTGTGGTAATTAAAATATTTACCATGCTTGTGCATGCCGACAATAAAAATGCAATTCCAATGCGCACAGGGTTGGAGCGATTTATAAAATTAATATAATCATCGTTATTGCTGTAAATGGATCGTAAAATAAAACTACTGGTAAAGGTTACAATAACAGCCATTAATCCGCCGGTTAATATAATATAGGGAGCCTTATCTTTTTTGGGCAAATAAAATTGCATGATATAAAGCTGTGAAAAACATATTAGTGCCAGCGTTACATTAAATATTAAACTATCTACTATAGAAATGATCCAGTTAAATTCCATCCAATAAATAAATCCAGCATGGAACCCGATCCATACCAACCAGCTCAAAAGAAAAGGCCACAAAAATTTTCCGGAAGAAATTAAATTACTGGCCATGTGTTAATTCATCTGAATTTATTTTGTTGAATCCTTTATTCACCACCAAGATCTTTATTTAAGGCATTAAAAAATAATCTTTGTGAAACCTTTGTGCCTTAGAATCTTAGTGGCAATTTTTATATAATTATTTCAATAACTCTTGATCTCTATCCCCCCAAAAACAGAAGTGCCCTTTAATAAAAGTACTTTATTTGTATCAACGCTCACATTGTGAGTCGGTCTGTTATCTTCCACTCCACCAAATATATTTACAAACTCTGTTTTAAGATCCCAGTGCGGAGGAATTATAAGAGTGCATCCACCAAATATCTGAGTAAGTTCTAATTTCACACTACCCTCAAAATCCGATTGCATTAAATTTAATTCCGTTCCTCCAAAAATACTTGTGGCATCACCACCTTTAAATTGTTTGGAAATTACATTTTTATTCACCCCTCCAAAAATGGAAACCACATCAATATAATCATCGGCAAGTGCGTTGTCGGAGGCTAATCCTCTTTCGATGGTTTCTCTTGAATTCCGGATATTTCTAGCCTTGCGAGAATGGAATTTTGGAACGAAAAGGAAATAAGCCCCAAGTAAAATAAATGCCAAGGGTCCATAATAAAGGCGGAGATTGTAATTCGGGAAAAACTCATCTAATTTAAAGTATACCCCAATACCAATAAGGATCAACCAGCTAAATCCTGCGAAATTACTCCTTTCGCCAACAAAGATGCCAATGAGAATAAGTATCAATTCCCATCCGAAAAAATCAAAATTCAGGTAAATATTGCCATTCCTGTCGAGAAAATAGATGATACCTGCTGCAACCAAAGCTAAACCGGTAAAATAAAAGCGTTTTGGTCTTACACTCTCGGGATTAGGTTGTGGTGCGTTGGGATCGTTAATAATATTCATTTTCACTTATTTTAAACAAATGTATTCCGAATATGCAGGTTAAAGAACAATACATACGCGAATTAACCCGTTTTTTCGATGAACAAAGGCTTTTGAACGATGAAAAAGCTTTAATTCATCCAAGAATTATAAATATCTTTGACCTCAATTATGAAGCTCTTAAAGAAACTGTTTATTGTGGGTTTAATTTTGGCACCTGCTCTTGTAATAATTTCCTGTAATAATAAGGAGCCTGAGGCTCCGGTTAAACACGATACTCAACCTAAATTTGAAAAGGAAGGGGAACTTCTTTTCTTAAAACCCGACGGTTCATCCATAGTGAAGGTAAATATCGAAATTGCCGATAATGATGCTGAACGTCAAATGGGATTAATGAATCGCTCATTTATGAATAACAGTCAGGCGATGTTATTTATCTTTGATGTAGAAGAACCACAGGCCTTTTGGATGAAGAATACTATAATTCCACTCGATATTATTTATGTGAACTCCAATAAGGAAATAGTTTCCATTGCTGCGAATACAGAGCCCTATTCCGAAAAATCGTTGCCATCAGGCAGACCCGCAATTTATGTTGTGGAAGTTAATGGTGGTTTTTGCGATCAATATGGAATTGCCGCCGGCAGTAAAATTTCGTTTACACGTAATCCCTAAACAGGGAACGCTTTTTGCTTGTTGAGGGTTTAACTTCAAAATGAAGGTGAAACTATTCAGTTGTTTGCTAATTCTATTTCTAGGTCTTCAATTAAAGGCTCAGAATTATAGTATTAAATCATTTAACGAGGTTGATTCATTTTTAAATAACACAAACGACACTTTATATATCATTAATTTTTGGGCAACCTGGTGTAAACCCTGCATTGAGGAATTGCCAAATTTTGAAAAAGTAAATGCTCTTAGTTCAGAAAGAAATGTTAAAGTGATTCTGGTTTCTCTTGATTCTGAGACAAATCGCAAAAGAAGTCTTGAACCCTTTCTCGAACGCAATAAATTAACCAGTGAAATTTGGGTTATGCCCGATAAAAAACCCATTGACTGGATAGATAAAATAAATCCCACATGGCAAGGCAGTATTCCTGCAACTTATTTCTTTAATAATGTTAAAGATATTCATGTATTTAATGAACATCCATTTACTTATGAAGAACTGATGACAAAAATTAATTCTTTTTAACAATAATTAAAATATCAATATTATAAATTTGCAATTATGAATATATTATTTTCAGCAATTCTGACCTTAGGTCTGCTAAACAATGATCCTGCAACAACTCCTGCTCCTGTTGGTTATGCAGTTGGTGATGTGGTTAATAATTTTTCGTTGATGAATGTCGACGGGAAAAATGTTTCCTTAAACGATTATATAGATAAGGAAGGTGTAATTGTTGTATTTACATGCAATCATTGTCCTTATGCAAAAGCATATGAAACAAGAATTATGGAATTGGATGCAAAATATGCCGGATTAAACTATCCGGTAATTGCGATCAATCCTAATGATCCAATAAAAGAACCTGATGATTCTCCCGAAAATATGAAAAAAAGAGCGGAAGAAAAAAATTATTCTTTTCCCTATTTATTTGACGCAACTCAACAAGTTGCAAAAGATTTTGGTGCCACAAGAACTCCTCACGTATTTTTATTACAAAAAGTAAACGGCCAATTTAAAGTTGCCTACATCGGTGCAATCGACGACAATACCGACGACGCCTCAAAAGCAGAAAATAAATTTGTTGAAGACGCGATTGCCTCACTCAAAAAAGGGGAGCAACCAGTAGTGAGTTTTACGAAGGCGATAGGCTGCACTATCAAATGGAAGTAGGACATAGGACATAGGATATAGGATATAGGACTGGACATAGGACAATGAAGAATTGACATAGGACTTAGCTTAAGGGTGGGATAGAGGTTTGATTTTCTATTTATATGAATTGTTGAGGATGTAAATTTTCGTTTTATGTTCCGGTATTTATTTTTTGTTTGAAGCGGAATATCTTTCCTTGTAGAATATGGAGTTTATTTAGAAAAGTGGAAGTAGGAAATAGGACACAGGACACGGGACTTGACATAGGACAATGAAGAATTGACATAGGACTTAGCTTAAGGGTGGGATAGAGGTTTGAATTTCTATTTATATGAATAGTTGAGGATGTAAATTTTCGTTTTATGTTCCGGTATTTATTTTTTGTTTGAAACGGAATTTTTTTCTTTGGAGAATATGGAGTTTATTTGGATAAGTGGAAGTAGGAAATAGGAAGTAGGAAATAGGACACAGGACACGAGACTTGACATAGGACAATGAAGAATTGACATAGGACTTAGGTTAAGGGTGGGATAGAGGTTTGATTTTCTATTTATATGAATTGTTGAGGATGTAAATTTTCGTTTTATGTTCCGGTATTTATTTTTTGTTTGAAGCGGAATATCTTTCTTTGTAGAATATGGAGTTTATTTAGGATTGGGGATAAATTTTCTTCTGAAATGTATCCAAGTTCTTTGGCTAAAATTAAATGTGTTTCCAATTCATATGATGATCCTTTTGCAATAGCGAGAAAATAATTAAAATCTTTATCAGTATCTCTACCGCATCCTTCAGCTATATTAGCCGGAATTGATATTGCAGACCGTCTTATTTGATCTGTTAATCCATAAATTTCTTCCTTAGGAAAATCCTTGGTCAGTTGATAAACCATTTTAGTTAGTTCAATCCCATCTTTCCAAATCTCTAATTCTCTATAATTATGATTCATATTTTTATTCTGCTATTAAATAAATACCTGAATAAATCTCATTTTATTCAAGATAAAAAATTTAGTATTAGCAAAATTAAAATTGTGTAATAATCTCATCCTTATATTAGTCGACTATATCCGAATATAATCGGTTATAACCGCTTAAGGTATTTTTTTTATATATTAAATGATTTTAATTTGTAGGTAGATCAATTTTAAAGTCTAGTATCCATATCAAAAGTCCTTTCTCAAGTCCTGTGTCCAATTTCCCTTGTCCTATGTCCAGTCTCGTGTCCCGTATCCCGTGTCCCGTGTCCCTCTTCGCGCGTCTCGCGCCCTACATGACGCTGGTCATCAACAAATTAATATCAGTATACTTCAATTCCATCTTTTGCGCAATATACTGGTTGGTGAGATATCCTTTGTAAATATAAACTCCGTGGCGAACACCTTCTAATATTCTGATGAGATTATCGAGACCGCCATATTCATTAAATTGCATTAAAGTACTTGATGCAATATTGCTGATCGCATAACTTGCTGTGCGTGGAACTCGTGAGGCGATGTTGGGAACACAGTAGTGAATTACATCGTGTTTTATAAAAGTGGGATTATTATGTGTTGTTACTTCACTTGTTTCTATACATCCTCCCTGATCTATACTTACATCAATAATAACAGATCCTGGTTTCATTTCCATTACCATACTTTCTGTAACTATAACGGGAGTTCTACCACCTTCCGAATGTATGGCTCCTACAACAACATCTGCATGTCGGATATCATTTAATAATCTGCGGTTATTAATTACGGAAGTATAAAAACGTTCGCCGATATTATTTTGTAAACGCGATAATTTATATACGTTATTATCGTAAATTTTTACTGCGGCACCTAAACCTAATGCTGCGCGAGTTGCAAATTCTCCAACAACTCCTGCGCCGAGAATTAAAACTTGTGTTGGTGGAATTCCGGATAATCCACCCAATAAATATCCTCTGCCGTTTTTTGCATCCGCCAATAATTCGCTTGCAATTAAAATGGAACTGCTTCCTGCAATTTCACTCATGCAGCGCACAAATGCGTAGGTATTACTTTCATCTTTAATATATTCAAATGCAAGTGCGGTGACTTGTTTTTTCATTAATTCGTTGATCACCTCTCTTTTTAATGTGGGAAGATGTAATGGAGTAATCAGGGTTTGATTGTGTTTAATTAATTCCATTTCATCCAATGCGGGAGGGGCTACTTTCAGAATAATATCTGCATCATACACTTGTTTTCTGTCGTACACTATTTGTGCACCAGAATCACTGTAATCCTTATCGCTGAAACGTGCACCTTCTCCGGCTTTGCTTTCGATAACTATTTTATGACCCTGAGCAATTAATGTCTCCACACTATCGGGCGTAAGTGGAACACGGTTTTCCTGAAAGGCGTTTTCTTTGGGAATTCCGATATATAAACGCTGCTTTTTTACGTCAATATCAGCATATTTTTCCAGTGTTTGCAAGCCCGCAGCAGCAGCCAGCTCGCTTAATAACGATTTATGTGTTTGCTCACTCATGATCCTAAGGTAATGATTCTTTTTTGATTTGGGTCTGTTTCAATATAGATACTGGCCCATAATTCTTTATCCATCAATGGTTCCAATAACTCCGGCCATTCTACGAACATATAATTTCCACTGTCAAGATATTCTTCTATACCTATAGCCAGTAATTCTTCTAGGTTTTTAATGCGATACAGATCAAAATGATATATTTTTTCCCGTCCGTTATATTCATTCACAATGGCAAAGGTAGGAGAGGAGGTATTTTCCACAACACCCAAATGCAAACAGATCTCCTTTATCAAAGTAGTTTTCCCCGCACCCATTTCTCCATAAAATGCGATCATTTTTTTTGGGGAGATGGAAGTGATTATTGCCTTTGCAATTTCATTTAATTCCGAAAGGTCATTAGCTTCCCATTGGGTGGTCATGGGGCAAAGATAGATTATTATCTTATTTGTTGTTCCTGGGAGTTGCCGCAGCAGTGTCTTCAAATGTGAATAAATAATATATCATATATCTAGAAATATCAGGGAAAAATTTGATCTTCATTTTGAGAAAAAGGTGAGACGCTGCTGCTGGGATGTGATCTGAAATCTTTCTCATTTAATAAATACAATTGTAGTGAAGACCCTAAATAAGTAATCCTACAATATGAAGGTGTGATGTCATCAGGATATCTACGGATTGAGATGTCGTTTTTTTTTAAGCTATTAAAATGGTATTTTTGATAAATAATCACACCTTAAATTTTAATTTAGTAATATGAAAATATTCGTTAATTTAATATTATTCATAACATTATTTTCACTTTCTACATGTACTGAAAATAGAGACACATTAATCTACAATGAACTTAAACCTCGATTTTCAAACAAATATATGGCTATGGATTTCAGTGTTTCGCATGTTAATGATACACTTAATTTAATATTTGAGGACACTTTCAAGAGATTTTCTATGCCATATTCTGACTTGAGAGCAGTTTATGCTACTTTACTTTCAAGAGATTTTTTACCTGAATTTGCCGCTATTCGAATTATAGAAAGGAATTTGTATGACACCATTGCTGTGGAGCGTTACGAAACCAATAAATATGAAAGATTGTTTTATGGTGAAAGTTTAGCCTCTGATATAGAGAATTGTTTTGTTGGCGATAACTATCGTTATGCTATGATTTTAAATTATATACTTAGCAATATTACTCCAGAAGAATATGATCAATTATATTTTGAACATATAGATAATTCAAATATTTTGGTTGGTTATGAAGGTGATGAAAAATTTTTAGATTTTTTATTAAAATATGTGCTAAGATGCAATAATGGAATCATAACTGATAGCTTAATTTATAAGGAAATTCGCATGTTGGGTTGGTTATATAGGCATGAACCATACCATGCAAGAACAGAGCTGATAAATTACATACTTGTAGTTTGCGGAAATCCGCGTTTGGACCCTAATGAGGAATTGCCATTTGAGCTTACAGAGGAATTTAAAGAAAGTTTAAATTTAGGTAAAAAAGAGTAGTTGATTAATTTTTAAAATAGTTAACCATTAAAATCATTAAGGTTGCACGAGGTCGGCAGCGTCTCACTGCATAATTATTTATATAGGAAGGAGGACATTGCCTTGGCCCTCATCAAAGTACACCCACGCACCCCTTTTCCCACCCTACTCACTCCCTCACCACTCCCTACTCCCCACTTACCTCAAAAGCTTTCAAACACCGCAAACGGTACCACCATCTCCTCCAAACTCACTCCACCATGTTGAAACGTATTTTTAAAATAATTCACATAGTGATTATAATTATTCGGGTAAGCAAAAAAACAATCTTCTTTCGCAAAAATAAAGGTGCTGCTGATATGTTGTTTTGGTAATCCCGCATCTACGGGAACCTTTACTTCAAATACATCTTTTTTATTGTATTGCAGATTTTTTCCGCTTTTATAACGCAGATTTGTAGTTGCATTTCTGTCGGCTAAAACTTTACTCGGAGTGTTTACTCTAATTGTTCCGTGATCGGTTGTAATAATGAGACGAATTTTTTTATCTGCCAATTTTCGCAAAGCATTATACAATGGTGAATGATCGAACCATGAACGTGTTAAGGAACGATATGCCGTTTCATCACTCGCCAGTTCTTTTAATACCTCCATCTCTGTGCGCGCATGTGAAAGCATATCCACGAAGTTATAAACGATCACATTCAGATCGTTTGTCATTAAATTCAAAATATTATCCTCTAGATTCTTTCCTTCCGAGTGATTTAATATTTTGTGATAACTGTATTTAATACTCAAACGATTTCTTACAATATTGTCCTTTAAAAATTCAGGCTCCTGTAAGTTTTTTCCTCCTTCATCTTCATCGTTCAACCATAAATTAGGCAAACGTTTTTCAATTTCACTTGGTAATAATCCTGCAAAAATTGCATTACGTGCATATTGCGTAGCCGTAGGGAGAATGCTATAAAAATGATCCTCCGATTTTAATTTAAATGATTCTGAAATTAACGGTTCAATTATTTTCCATTGATCAAATCGCAAATTATCAATTAAAATAAAAAAGGTGGGAATTGTATCACTTAAAAGTGGAAATACTTTCTCCTTCATCACCGTATGCGACATAATTGGCGCAGAAGTTTTTCCACTCAACCAATTTAAATAATTTCTATCAATAAATTTTCCGAATTCCACATTTGCTTCTGCTTTTTGAGAAGTGAGTACTTCTTTCATATTGGTTGCACCGGTTTTATCCAACTGAATTTCCCAATGCACCAATTTTTTATAAATATCGAACCACTGCTCATGATCCAGATTATCCTGCAGTGTAAAAAATATCTTCTGAAAATCTTTTTGATAATTGCTGTCGGTTTTTTCAGATACCAATCGTTTATTATCAATTATCTTTTTTAAGGTCAATAAAATTTGTTGTGATTTTACCGGTTTGATCAGATAATCACTTATCTGCGAACCAATAGCTTCTTCCATCAAACCCTCTGTTTCATTTTTAGTGATCATTACGATCGGGACAGAGGGACGTTTATCCTTTATCAGAGAAAGTGTCTCCAAACCGGATAAACCCGGCATACCTTCATCCAAAAATATTACATCAATATCCGGGTCGGTGCATTTTTCCACGGCGTCTTGTCCGTTACTCACGCCTTCCACATGATAACCTTTTTCCTCCAAAAAGAGAATTTGTGGTTTCAACATGTCAATCTCATCATCAGCCCATAAAATGGTTATATCGGTTTTCATAAATACTGTAATTTTGTGATCTTAAAACTTAGGTGCAAAGATACCGCCAAAAAAATCTATGCAATTGTATCTCATTGATTAAAAGCTAATTAAACAGGAGTGTTTTGAATAAAAGAAAGATTATAAACGACCCTGTCTACGGTTTTATTACCATCCCTTACGAAATAGTTTTTGATATTATAGAACATCCCTGGTTTCAAAGATTAAGGAGAATTCAGCAATTGGGATTAAGCAACCTTGTGTATCCGGGGGCAATTCATACCCGTTTTAATCACGCACTTGGGGCAATGCATCTCATGGGTAAAGCAATAAACACCCTTCGTTCCAAAGGAAAAGAAATTACAGATAAGGAAGCAGAAGCCGCAACCATCGCAATTTTGTTACATGATATTGGTCACGGACCATTTTCGCATGCACTGGAAAGAACAATAATTTCCAATGTGCATCACGAACAATTATCCCACATTTTTATGAATAACCTGAATAAAGAATTCGGTGGGCGATTGAGTTTAGCGATGGATATTTTTACCAACCAATATCACAAGAAATTTCTTCATCAATTAGTATCGAGTCAGCTGGATGTCGACAGACTCGATTATCTCACTCGCGACAGCTATTTTACAGGGGTTCATGAAGGAGTGATCGGTTACGACCGACTCATCGAAATGATGGATGTGGAGAATGACGATCTCGTAATTGAACAAAAGGGAATTTATTCGGTTGAAAAATTCATAATTGCCCGCCGTGTAATGTATTGGCAGGTTTATTTGCATAAAACCGTGATCTGCGCTGAACAAATGTTGATCAAAACCCTAAAAAGAGCAAAATATCTTGCACAAAGCGGAGTAGAATTATTTGCAACCCCGGCTTTGCAATATTTTCTTTATCACGATGTGGAATTGCAACATTTTTACGATGATCAGGAAATTATCCACAGGTATTCCAATCTTGATGATATCGATATATATGCTTCCCTTAAACAATGGCAATATAGTTCAGATACCGTTTTATCTTTCTTAAGTGCAGCTTTAATTAATAGAGAACTCTTTAAGATCGAACTGGAAAATGAACCCTTCAGTGCCGCAGCGATCAATAAGATCAGGGAAAAAGTGAGAAAAAAGTATAAAGTGCAGGATGAATTCGACCTTCAGTATTACGTTTTGAATGATGTTACAACCAACAGCGCCTACAATCTGGAGGCAAACAATATCAATATTAAGTTCAGAAGTGGCAAAATTGTGGATGTTACCAATGCAAGCGATCATCTCAACCTTGCTGCTTTAGCGGATACCGTTGTAAAGCACTATATTTGCTACCCGAAAGAAAACTGATTGAATGGAGTTTACTGCACAAGAATTATGTGATTTTTTAGAAGGTACGCTAGAGGGAAATCCCGCTGTAAAAGTGCGTAAACCGGCTAAAATTGAGGAAGGAGTGGAGGGAGATGTGTGTTTTCTTGCAAATCCAAAATATCTCGCATATGCCTATACCACCGGTGCTTCCATTCTTATTGTAAACGATGATCAGGTATTTGAACAACCGGTTAATGCAACAATAATCCGTGTAAAGAATGCCTATACAAGTATTGCCAAGGTTTTAGATCAATATAAGATCATGAATGGAAATTCTGGTCGCCAAAAACAAGTGGATAAAATGGCATTTGTTTCAGATTCCGCAAAAATTGGAGAAAATGTATTTATCGGAATTTTTGCCGCGATAGGTGATGGAGTAGAGATCGGTGCAGAATCGTATATCCACCCACAGGTTTATTTGGGAAAAAATGTAAAGATCGGTTCACACACCACTATTTTTCCCGGAGCAGTAATTTTAGAAGATTGTATCATCGGAAATCACTGTATTATAGGTTCAGGCACTATTATTGGCAGCGACGGCTTTGGATTTGCACCACAGGAGGATGGAACCTATAAAAAAGTAGCTCAAACAGGCAATGTGGTGATGGAAGACCATGTGGAAGTTGGTGCTAATTCAACAATTGATCGTGCAACTATGGGTTCCACCATTATCAGGAAAGGTGCAAAACTGGATAACCTTATTCAGATAGCACACAACGTTGAAATTGGTGAAAACACCGTTATTGCTGCACAATCGGGCATTTCAGGAAGCACCAAGATCGGGAAGAATTGTGTGATTGGCGGGCAGGTTGGTATAGTTGGTCACCT
The genomic region above belongs to Bacteroidota bacterium and contains:
- a CDS encoding response regulator; translation: MIKVIIIDDEPLARSLVREYLQNYPDIEIVAECGDGFDGVKAISTHKPDLLFLDIQMPKINGFEMLELLEEKPSVIFTTAFDEYAIKAFEINAIDYLLKPFNKERFDKALNRWRDTKPNAEEKTAALADTLAEADNQPQRVVIKLNNKIKIIPFNEIIYLEAAEDYVFVHTAEGRFMKHKTMIFFENALDKNQFVRCHRSYIVDVQQITRLEIYEKDSHIAILKNGAKVPVSKSGYGRLKLVLGV
- a CDS encoding histidine kinase, producing the protein MASNLISSGKFLWPFLLSWLVWIGFHAGFIYWMEFNWIISIVDSLIFNVTLALICFSQLYIMQFYLPKKDKAPYIILTGGLMAVIVTFTSSFILRSIYSNNDDYINFINRSNPVRIGIAFLLSACTSMVNILITTLEAQKENVMRKHEAEKLTKEAELYDLRSQLQPHFLFNSLNSISALAGSKPEEARKMVQQLSDFLRGTIRKDNAQLIPLQEELNHLNLYFEIEKVRFGHRLKTEIKFDENCVNLKIPSLLLQPVLENAIKFGLYDTLEEVTITIHAIKLNNDLIVTIKNPFDATSNHPKKGTGFGLNAVQRRLYLLFSRNDLLHTSSENNIFTTTLKIPQPV
- a CDS encoding DUF192 domain-containing protein; this encodes MKLLKKLFIVGLILAPALVIISCNNKEPEAPVKHDTQPKFEKEGELLFLKPDGSSIVKVNIEIADNDAERQMGLMNRSFMNNSQAMLFIFDVEEPQAFWMKNTIIPLDIIYVNSNKEIVSIAANTEPYSEKSLPSGRPAIYVVEVNGGFCDQYGIAAGSKISFTRNP
- a CDS encoding TlpA family protein disulfide reductase, which produces MKVKLFSCLLILFLGLQLKAQNYSIKSFNEVDSFLNNTNDTLYIINFWATWCKPCIEELPNFEKVNALSSERNVKVILVSLDSETNRKRSLEPFLERNKLTSEIWVMPDKKPIDWIDKINPTWQGSIPATYFFNNVKDIHVFNEHPFTYEELMTKINSF
- a CDS encoding thioredoxin family protein, which translates into the protein MNILFSAILTLGLLNNDPATTPAPVGYAVGDVVNNFSLMNVDGKNVSLNDYIDKEGVIVVFTCNHCPYAKAYETRIMELDAKYAGLNYPVIAINPNDPIKEPDDSPENMKKRAEEKNYSFPYLFDATQQVAKDFGATRTPHVFLLQKVNGQFKVAYIGAIDDNTDDASKAENKFVEDAIASLKKGEQPVVSFTKAIGCTIKWK
- a CDS encoding four helix bundle protein, encoding MNHNYRELEIWKDGIELTKMVYQLTKDFPKEEIYGLTDQIRRSAISIPANIAEGCGRDTDKDFNYFLAIAKGSSYELETHLILAKELGYISEENLSPILNKLHILQRKIFRFKQKINTGT
- a CDS encoding alanine dehydrogenase is translated as MSEQTHKSLLSELAAAAGLQTLEKYADIDVKKQRLYIGIPKENAFQENRVPLTPDSVETLIAQGHKIVIESKAGEGARFSDKDYSDSGAQIVYDRKQVYDADIILKVAPPALDEMELIKHNQTLITPLHLPTLKREVINELMKKQVTALAFEYIKDESNTYAFVRCMSEIAGSSSILIASELLADAKNGRGYLLGGLSGIPPTQVLILGAGVVGEFATRAALGLGAAVKIYDNNVYKLSRLQNNIGERFYTSVINNRRLLNDIRHADVVVGAIHSEGGRTPVIVTESMVMEMKPGSVIIDVSIDQGGCIETSEVTTHNNPTFIKHDVIHYCVPNIASRVPRTASYAISNIASSTLMQFNEYGGLDNLIRILEGVRHGVYIYKGYLTNQYIAQKMELKYTDINLLMTSVM
- the tsaE gene encoding tRNA (adenosine(37)-N6)-threonylcarbamoyltransferase complex ATPase subunit type 1 TsaE codes for the protein MTTQWEANDLSELNEIAKAIITSISPKKMIAFYGEMGAGKTTLIKEICLHLGVVENTSSPTFAIVNEYNGREKIYHFDLYRIKNLEELLAIGIEEYLDSGNYMFVEWPELLEPLMDKELWASIYIETDPNQKRIITLGS
- a CDS encoding PglZ domain-containing protein; protein product: MKTDITILWADDEIDMLKPQILFLEEKGYHVEGVSNGQDAVEKCTDPDIDVIFLDEGMPGLSGLETLSLIKDKRPSVPIVMITKNETEGLMEEAIGSQISDYLIKPVKSQQILLTLKKIIDNKRLVSEKTDSNYQKDFQKIFFTLQDNLDHEQWFDIYKKLVHWEIQLDKTGATNMKEVLTSQKAEANVEFGKFIDRNYLNWLSGKTSAPIMSHTVMKEKVFPLLSDTIPTFFILIDNLRFDQWKIIEPLISESFKLKSEDHFYSILPTATQYARNAIFAGLLPSEIEKRLPNLWLNDEDEGGKNLQEPEFLKDNIVRNRLSIKYSYHKILNHSEGKNLEDNILNLMTNDLNVIVYNFVDMLSHARTEMEVLKELASDETAYRSLTRSWFDHSPLYNALRKLADKKIRLIITTDHGTIRVNTPSKVLADRNATTNLRYKSGKNLQYNKKDVFEVKVPVDAGLPKQHISSTFIFAKEDCFFAYPNNYNHYVNYFKNTFQHGGVSLEEMVVPFAVFESF